The following proteins are co-located in the Mesorhizobium sp. M1E.F.Ca.ET.045.02.1.1 genome:
- a CDS encoding ABC transporter permease, with amino-acid sequence MLTGRTLSARAASLLLTLWLVSALIFLAGQVLPGDVGRVMLGPFADAKAVAALNKQLGADQPMLVQYWRWFSHALGGDFGTSLSMRAPVAPFVLQSLGRSAALAGIILLFLVPLGVGAGIVAGLNQGRWIDRLIVLAGVSFGIVPDFVSGLLLLLVLGLWLNWFPITGAAPDGAGFWTSGYYLILPALPLVLNLAGYLARMTRAGVIEALAADYTRTATLKGLDRWQVISKHVLPNALTPTIAVLATQSGYMLGGLVVIETLFGIQGLGNLVLSAAKARDFPMLEAGVLVMATIFVLSAAAGDLVQALLDPRQRRRASP; translated from the coding sequence ATGCTGACCGGCCGCACCTTGTCGGCGCGCGCAGCTTCGCTGTTGCTCACCCTTTGGCTGGTCAGCGCGCTGATCTTCCTCGCCGGGCAGGTTCTGCCCGGCGATGTCGGTCGCGTCATGCTGGGGCCGTTCGCCGACGCTAAAGCCGTCGCCGCGCTCAACAAGCAGCTCGGCGCCGACCAGCCGATGCTCGTCCAATACTGGCGCTGGTTCAGCCATGCGCTCGGCGGCGACTTCGGCACATCGCTGTCGATGCGCGCGCCGGTCGCGCCATTCGTGCTGCAGAGCCTCGGGCGCTCGGCAGCGCTTGCCGGGATTATCCTGCTGTTTCTTGTGCCGCTGGGCGTCGGCGCGGGCATCGTCGCCGGCCTCAACCAGGGCCGCTGGATCGACCGGTTGATCGTTCTGGCGGGCGTGTCCTTCGGCATCGTCCCGGATTTCGTCTCCGGGCTGCTCCTGCTCCTGGTCCTCGGCCTGTGGCTGAACTGGTTCCCGATCACCGGAGCCGCTCCGGACGGCGCGGGCTTCTGGACAAGCGGCTACTACCTCATCCTGCCGGCGCTGCCGCTGGTGCTGAACCTCGCGGGCTATCTGGCGCGCATGACGCGGGCAGGCGTGATCGAGGCCCTGGCCGCGGACTATACGCGCACCGCCACCCTGAAAGGGCTCGATCGCTGGCAGGTCATTTCCAAGCACGTGCTGCCCAATGCGCTGACGCCGACGATTGCGGTGCTTGCCACGCAGAGCGGCTACATGCTTGGCGGGTTGGTTGTGATCGAAACCCTGTTCGGCATCCAGGGCCTTGGCAATCTGGTGCTGAGTGCCGCCAAGGCGCGCGATTTCCCGATGCTCGAGGCCGGCGTCCTCGTCATGGCGACGATCTTCGTGCTCTCCGCGGCGGCGGGCGATCTGGTGCAGGCGCTGCTCGATCCGCGGCAACGCCGGCGGGCGTCGCCATGA
- a CDS encoding DUF427 domain-containing protein produces MTAAPRLQPREATAPQLINVLHSPKRIRVKFGGRVIADSRNVLVLRSNHFLPIYFFPLSAVDQSVLKPSKHGQQHAVGGETKYWDIDTGDRRAADAAWSFTAPPDENLAPLAGRIAFTWNLVDQWFEEEEEVFVHARDPYARIDVLQSASHVRIWFDGELIADSRRPVLLFETHLPTRFYLPLEDVRLDRLRASLTRTRCPYKGVASYWSGVLKDGSLSEDIAWSYRDPIAEMPKIKGLIAFYPQAVDRIHLDGQPV; encoded by the coding sequence ATGACCGCCGCTCCAAGACTGCAGCCGCGGGAGGCGACCGCGCCGCAGCTGATCAATGTCCTGCACAGCCCCAAGCGTATCCGCGTCAAGTTCGGCGGCCGCGTCATCGCCGACAGCCGCAACGTGCTGGTGCTGCGCTCCAACCATTTCCTGCCGATCTATTTCTTCCCGCTGTCGGCGGTCGACCAGTCGGTGCTAAAGCCGTCGAAGCACGGCCAGCAGCATGCGGTCGGCGGCGAAACGAAATACTGGGATATCGACACGGGCGACAGGCGCGCCGCAGATGCCGCCTGGTCGTTCACCGCACCGCCCGACGAGAACCTTGCGCCGCTCGCCGGCCGCATCGCCTTCACCTGGAACCTCGTCGACCAGTGGTTCGAGGAGGAGGAAGAGGTCTTCGTCCATGCCCGCGATCCCTATGCCCGCATCGACGTGCTGCAGAGCGCGAGCCATGTGCGCATCTGGTTCGACGGCGAGCTGATCGCCGACAGCCGTCGTCCCGTGCTGCTGTTCGAAACGCACCTGCCGACGCGTTTCTATCTACCGCTGGAGGATGTTCGCCTCGATCGGCTGAGGGCCTCGTTGACGCGGACCCGATGTCCCTACAAGGGCGTCGCCTCCTATTGGTCCGGTGTGCTCAAGGATGGCTCGCTCAGCGAAGACATCGCCTGGAGCTATCGCGATCCGATCGCTGAGATGCCGAAGATCAAGGGGCTGATCGCCTTCTATCCGCAAGCAGTCGACCGCATCCATCTCGACGGCCAGCCGGTCTGA
- a CDS encoding ABC transporter substrate-binding protein, giving the protein MTKRNEIDSLRNMSGDIWNVAVDEYAKGYLKRRDLLKYAALIGLTGFAASQGLGFSGAARAATAGGTVRVGLGQPTKAIDPVTVTDPASIGVLSQVGEYLILDDPKDGLQPKLALSWEADETAKRWTFKLRPGVKFHDGRTVTAKDVVASFERLVDPNSGSSALSAYKGILSKGGAKIVDDETVAFDLDQSNSNFPFYVSSDVYNAVILPADYAGDFEKTFNGTGPFKLESFRPKQGATFVRNADYWGDKALPDRVEIKFFDDEQAQVVALQAGQLDVIPSTTRLELAIEGNPNFKLLSVQASSHDAVHLRTDQAPFTDKRVRRALALTLDREAIVKGLLKGRAIAGNDTPFAPIFPSADPSVPQRKQDIAEAKRLLAEAGVPNGFEVTLTTERAYDIPDYAVIIQNFAKKAGIDIKLNVLPQDAYYGSATFGSSPWLDSNLGITDFGHRGTPDIFLNATLKSTGAWNAAHFKNPDYDALLVDYGKARDLQAQRVAAGKIQTLLLDETPEIISYFSQYSRITSTKVEGVRFTAISHLLLDRVSFVQA; this is encoded by the coding sequence ATGACCAAGCGCAACGAAATCGACTCCCTTCGCAATATGTCTGGCGATATCTGGAACGTCGCCGTCGACGAATACGCCAAAGGCTATCTCAAGCGCCGCGATCTCCTGAAATACGCGGCGCTGATCGGCCTGACCGGCTTCGCCGCCTCGCAGGGCCTCGGCTTTTCCGGCGCGGCGCGCGCTGCCACCGCCGGCGGTACGGTTCGCGTCGGGCTCGGCCAGCCGACCAAGGCCATCGATCCGGTCACCGTTACCGATCCGGCCAGCATCGGTGTTCTCAGCCAGGTCGGCGAATATCTGATCCTCGACGATCCCAAGGACGGGCTGCAGCCGAAACTGGCCCTGTCCTGGGAAGCCGATGAGACGGCAAAGCGCTGGACGTTCAAGCTGCGGCCGGGCGTGAAATTCCATGATGGCCGCACCGTTACCGCCAAGGACGTCGTTGCGAGCTTCGAACGCTTGGTCGATCCGAACAGCGGCTCCTCGGCGCTGTCGGCCTACAAGGGCATCCTGTCCAAAGGCGGCGCCAAGATCGTCGACGACGAGACGGTCGCGTTTGATCTCGACCAGTCGAACAGCAATTTTCCGTTCTATGTCTCCTCCGACGTCTACAATGCCGTGATCCTGCCGGCCGACTATGCCGGCGATTTCGAGAAGACCTTCAACGGCACTGGCCCGTTCAAGCTCGAATCTTTCCGTCCCAAGCAAGGCGCGACTTTCGTGCGCAATGCCGACTACTGGGGCGACAAGGCGCTGCCCGACCGGGTCGAGATCAAATTCTTCGACGACGAGCAGGCGCAGGTTGTGGCGCTGCAGGCCGGCCAGCTCGATGTCATCCCGAGCACCACGCGCCTCGAACTGGCGATCGAAGGCAATCCCAACTTCAAGCTGCTCAGCGTGCAGGCGAGCTCGCATGACGCCGTGCATCTGAGGACCGACCAGGCGCCGTTCACTGACAAACGCGTCCGCCGCGCGCTGGCGCTCACCCTCGACCGCGAGGCTATCGTGAAGGGCCTGCTGAAGGGGCGCGCCATCGCCGGCAACGACACCCCGTTCGCGCCGATCTTTCCCTCGGCCGATCCCTCGGTGCCGCAGCGCAAGCAGGACATCGCCGAGGCCAAACGACTGCTGGCCGAGGCGGGCGTACCCAATGGCTTCGAGGTGACGCTGACCACCGAACGCGCCTACGACATTCCCGACTACGCCGTGATCATCCAGAACTTCGCCAAAAAGGCCGGCATCGACATCAAGCTCAATGTCCTGCCGCAGGACGCCTATTACGGATCGGCGACGTTCGGCAGCTCGCCCTGGCTCGATTCGAACCTCGGCATCACCGATTTCGGTCATCGCGGCACACCCGATATCTTCCTTAACGCGACGCTGAAGAGCACCGGAGCGTGGAACGCCGCGCATTTCAAGAATCCGGACTATGACGCATTGCTGGTCGACTACGGCAAGGCCCGCGACCTTCAGGCGCAACGCGTCGCGGCCGGCAAGATCCAGACCTTGCTGCTCGACGAGACGCCGGAGATCATCAGCTACTTCTCGCAATACAGCCGCATAACCAGCACCAAGGTCGAGGGCGTTCGCTTCACGGCGATCTCGCATCTGCTGCTCGACCGCGTTTCCTTCGTCCAGGCATGA